The Alicyclobacillus macrosporangiidus CPP55 genome segment ACGGACCTCTTCGAGAACGAACTCTCTTGGCAGGCGGTAGGCGGCGAGAAAGGTGCAGAGCAGAAGGGCCGTGCGATCCTCCGCGTCTCCGCTGAGATACCGTGATCGCAAATCGTCGTCCAACCAACTCAACCGGCGGCGCACCAGTTTCAAGCGCGTTTCGGCAGTGTCGGGCCGGCGAACCTGAAACAGGTCCTTTTCCAAGACCTCACCGCGGACCTCGGACCACGTCCGCCCGGAGGTCAACAGCGCCAACACCACGTCCATTTCCCGCCGCAGCGGGCGCTCAGACAGGAAACTCAGCGTGTACGGCTGGTCAGTCCATACAAATCGGCGCATGTCCGTCTCCACAACCTTACAAGCCTTTATGGATTACGATAACACACGTAAGTGGCGAAGCGGAGGTCTTTTCTGCGAGCCGCACCCTGTGATTGTTGGCAGCGCGGCCGGACGTTTCCTGTTGGATTGGGCGTTTTGCATGACCGGCCTGGACCGGGGGAGATTAAAGACGAAACCGCCCGGTCGCCATGCTCTGCATGGCCGCCAGGCGGCTTGCTGCGTAACCAATGTGGTGTCGAGAGCGGGACTTGAACCCGCACGGGTTTCCCCACACGCCCCTCAAACGTGCGCGTCTGCCGATTCCGCCATCTCGACAAGTGGAGGTCGGCTGTTTTCGCTTGTTCAGCCAAAGCAACCGACGTCAAAAATTATACGGACGTGCGCGGACAGTGTCAACCTGCGTCGAATCGTCACATCCTGCCATTCCTTCATGGACGCACAATCAGCCGGGATCGAATGCCTCGACGCGTGACGATGTGACTTCGACACAAGACGGTGTGACTTATCCGCGCGACCATGTGACTGGGTGCGGGATGGAAACCATAACATACGTTTTGATGTCATCGTCGTCGAGCGGTGGGACGATAAGAATGGTTTACGGGTTATCGTGGCGCAGCCAGATTCGGATAAAGAAAACGTGTTGCGTTATCGAAGGCGGCGGTGGGGTCTCGCGGCTTGGGTAAATATGAATCAGTCGCTATCGGAAGGCGGGATCGTCGATGTAAATACGAATCTGACGCAATCCATCCACCGGGCGCTTGAGTTAACGACGTTTCGTTTTCTAGCGCCCCTCGCGTGGCGTTCGTTGCCCCGCGCATGGCGTTCGTCGCCGCCAGGGATGGCGCTCGCAGCCCCTACAAGGCATCCTCGACACCTCGGCAGGCGTTCGCCTCCGCCCCCTGGCGCCCCTTCCATAGCGCTCGCGACCTCCCGGCTCACACCGGCGAAGCCCGCACTACCATGCCTCACTTCACCGCTCCGCTGCCCGCCATAGGTGTGCGCCACAGGGGATCGCTGCCGTAGATGCGCTGGTACAGGTCGTAGTTGTAGAACACGCGCCCGACGAAATGGCGCGTCTCGCCGACGGGAATGTCGTTCAGCGTCTTCAACTGTCCGTCCCACGTGCCGTCCGCCAGCCACCCGGAGACCCGCTTGGGACCAGAGTTGTACGCCGCGATGGCCGCCACCTGGTTGCCGTGGAACTGATCCACCAGATAGCGAATGTACCACGTGCCGAGACGGATGTTGACAGCCGGGTCGGCCAGCCGCGCGGTGTCCACCGGCGATCCTGCCGCGTTCGATCCGCTCCTGGCCACACCCCCAGCAGTCCCAGCACTCCCAGCACTGCCCTCGGCCCCCGCATGCGCCCCCGGGCCCGCCGCCCCGTTCATCCGCTCGGCCAACCACCGGGCTGTCTCCGGCATCAGCTGCATCAATCCGATGGCGCCTGCGTGCGAAACGTCCTCGCTGTGAAACTGGCTCTCGACGCGGATGACGCTGGCGATGAGGAGGGGATCGATCTGGGCCTCCGACGCCGCCTGCCGGATCTCCGTCTGGTATCCGATGGGGTACATCCAACGCCAGAACGTGTTGGAGGTGATGAGGAACACGACGCCAATCAGGAGAATGAGCGCAGCCAGCGCGCGCTTTCGGAGCACCACCACCATCAGGCGCGCCCCGCCCGCCGAGCCTGCGCACACAACCGCTCCCACAGGGTGACCACCTGCGCGCGGGTCTCCTCCAGGGTGCCTCCGTTGTCGATCACATAGTCGGCCATCCGCCGCTTCTCCTCCATCGGCATCTGCGCCCGGATACGCGCCATCGCCTCCGCTTCGTCGAGCCCGTTGCGCGCCATCAGCCGCCGCAGCTGCGTCGCTTCGTCGCACCAGACCAGCACCGTCACGTTCACGAGAAACCGCGTCTCGCCCTCGAACAGCAGGGGCACGTCCCAGACGATGGGCTCGTCCGGATGCGCCGCCAGGTATCGCTCTGTCTCTTCCTTCATCCCGGCCCGCACTCGGGGATGCGTGATGGCGTTGAGCCGCAGGCGGGCCGCCTCGTCGTGGAACACGATGGCGCCGAGCCGTGCCCGATTCAACGTCCCGTCCGGGTTCAGCACCTCCGGGCCGAAGGCCGCCGCGATCTCCTGCAGCCCCGGCGTCCCTGGTTCCACCACTCGGCGTGCCCACACATCCGCGTCCACCACGTACGCGCCCAGGTCCCGGAGCATCTGCGTCACCGTGCTCTTGCCTGTGGCGATCCCGCCGGTCAATCCGACGATCACCCGGCCCACCTCCCGTGCCTCATGGTTTTCTACCGCCCCGGATTCCCAGGCCGCCGTCCAGGCTGCCGCCCCCGCTGCCGGCTTGGCTAGCCCGGCTGCCCCGTTGGCTTCCCCGCCGCCGCGGCGCCGGCTGGCAGGCCGGGCACACGTGTGTCCCCCGCCCGGCCACGCGCAGCTTCTCAATGGGCGTGCCGCACCTGTGGCAAGGCTCCCCCGCGCGGGCATACACGTTGAGCTGCATCTGAAACCCGCCGTGCCGCCCGTACCCGTTGACGTAGCTGCGCACGGAGGACCCGCCCGCCTCGATGGCCCGCGTCAGAATCTCCCGGATGGCGTCGAGCAAGGCGGCGCACTGAGCGCGCGTCAGGCCCGAGGCTGGCCGCTCCGGGTGGATGCCCGCGAGAAACAAGGACTCGTCCACATAGATATTCCCGAGCCCGGCGACGCATGTCTGATCGAGCAGCACCGCCTTGATGGGTGCCCGCCGATGGTGTAGCCGAGCGCGGAAGGTCTTCGCGTCCAGTGCGGGATCGAACGGTTCCGGACCCAGTTCCGCCAGCCCCGGGGGGTACGGCCCCTCCGCTGGCACCAGGTCCATCGTCCCGAACTGGCGCACGTCCCGGTAGCGCAGTTGCGTCCCGTCCGTGAAGTGGAACACCACGTGCGTGTGCGGCGCCTCCGGATCATCTGCTGCGGCGAGCCCGTACCGGCCCTCCATCCGCAGGTGGGACACCAGGCAATAGGGCGGCACGTCGAAGAGAAGGTACTTGCCGCGCCGCCGGACACCGGTCACCGTGCACCCGGCCAGCCGCAGCGCGAATTCCGCAGCGTCGTCCGGCGTGCGGACGATCCGCGCCAACCGCACGTCCACCCTTTCGACGGTCCGCCCCACCACCAGGGCCTCCAGGTCCCGGCGCACATTTTCCACCTCAGGCAACTCCGGCACGTCCTCCCCTCCTTCCTTCACCCGGGGAGGGCGGCGCCCCGCCCTGCGGCTGGCTGCGGGCTCGGCCGCCCGGCCCGCTACTTCGCGTCGTACCACGTCTTCCCCGTGTGAATGTCCACCTTCAAAGGTACATTCAAAGCCAGGGCATTTTCCATGTTTTCTTGTACCAGTTCCACCAGCCGGTCCGCCTCCGCCTCCGGGCACTCGAAGATGAGCTCATCATGCACCTGCAGGAGCATCCGCGCCTGCAGCCCGGATTCCGCGAGCGCCCGGTCGATCCGGACCATCGCCAACTTGATGATGTCCGCCGCCGATCCCTGGATGGGCGTGTTCATCGCTGTGCGCTCGGCGAAACTGCGCTGGTTGAAGTTGCGGCTGTGGATGTCGGGCAGATAGCGGCGACGGTTGAGCAGGGTGGTCACGTACCCCTGCTTGCGCGCCGTCTCCACAATCTCCTGCATGTACCGGGCGACGCCCGGGAACTTGCGGAAGTACTCCTCGATGAACTCGGCCGCCTGCTTGCGCGGAATGTTCAAATTCTGCGACAGCCCGTAGTCGCTGATCCCGTACACGATCCCGAAGTTGACCGCCTTCGCCTGGCGCCGTTGGGCAGGGGTCACCTGATCGATCGGCACCTCAAACACCGTCGCAGCCGTGCTGGCGTGGATGTCCGCCCCACTGCGGAAGGCGTCCAGCAACGCTTCGTCCCCCGACAGATGCGCCAGGACGCGCAGCTCAATCTGCGAGTAGTCCGCCGAGAGGATCACCCAATCCTCGTACGTCGGTTCGAACGCCTTTCTCAGCTCGCGCCCTTCCTCCATGCGGATGGGGATGTTCTGCAGGTTCGGCTCCGAACTCGACAGCCGCCCCGTCGCGGTCAGCGCCTGGTGGAACCGGGTGTGCACGCGCCCCGTCTCCGGGCGGATGACCTTGAGCAGCCCCTCGACGTACGTCGACAACAGCTTGCCGATCATCCGGTACTCCAGGATGTCCTGGACGATCTCGTTGTAGGGCGCCAGCTTCTCCAACACGTCGGCGCTGGTGGAGTACCCGGTTTTCGTCTTCTTGAGCGCCGGGAGGCCGAGCTTCTCGAACAGGACCTCGCCGAGTTGCTTCGGCGAGTTGATGTTGAATTCCATCCCCGCCCGCTCATGGATCCGCTTGGTCAACTCCGCCAGCTTTCGCTCCAATTCCGCACCGAACGCACGCAGCTTGTCCTGATTGACGCGAAAGCCGAGGACCTCCATCCGGGCGAGGACGAACTCTAACGGCAGCTCGATCTCCCCGTACAGGTGATCCACCTCCTGCGCCGCCAGCGCCGGAAACAGGTGGCTTCTCAGGGCAGGCAGACACGCGGCCAGGCGGGCTTGGGCCTCGGCGTGTTCGGGTTCCCCCGGCTTGGCGGGCACGACCCGCCGGTGGGCCTCCCGCTCGACGATGTCGGCGAGGCTGACCTCGCCGTCCGACGGGTTGAGCAGGTAGCTGCCGAGCATCACGTCAAACCAGGTGCCGTCGTTCTCCAGCGTGATCCCGTGGCCGTCGAGCAGCACCGCCAGCGACTTCAAATCGAAGACCACCTTGTCGTACTCCGATTTCCACAGGTCCATCACGTCGGTCGGCCCCAGCTCCGATTCGAACGACACGAGCCACCCCTGATCACCGCAGCCCACGGCCACCCCGAGGAGCCGGGCGGTCTGGTAATCCTCCCGGTCATACACCGGAAGGATGCCGATGGGGCTCGTCAAGCGGCGCACCAGTTGCCGGTACGCGTCGAGGGTCTCGATCCGCTGCACCTGCGGTTGGAAGCGTTTGCCGTCGGACGCCGTTGAAGGTTGTCCCGGCGTGTCGATTTCCCGGGGAATCTTGTCGAGAAGGGAACGAAAACCCAGCCGCTGAAACACACGACGTACCTCGGACGGGTTGTAGCCGGCGTAGGCGAGATCCTCCAGTCCCCAATCGATGGGCGCATCCCGGTGGATGGTGGCGAGTTGCTTCGACAACAAAGCCTGATCCCGGTACGTCTCCAACCGTTCCCGCAGTTTCGCTCCCGAGACCTCCCCGGTGTGCGCGAGCACCTCTTCCACGCTGCCGTGGGCCTGAAGCAGCTTAACGGCAGTCTTCTCCCCCACGCCAGGCACGCCGGGGATGTTGTCGGAGGCGTCGCCCATCAGGCCCTTGAGATCGACGATCTGTGCCGGCGTCAGACCGAAGCGTTCGAAGACGGCCTGTGGATCATACCGGTCCATCTCCGTGATGCCCTTGCGCGTCAGGGCCGCGTGCACCCGCTCGCTGACCAACTGCAAAAGGTCCTTGTCCCCTGAGACGATGAGGGTGTCCACCCCTGCCTCCTCCGCCCGTTTGGACAAGGTGCCGATGATATCATCCGCTTCGTAATTGGGCACTTCCAGGGCGGGGATGGAGAAAGCCTGCAGCACCTCCCGCAACAAGGGAAACTGTTCGCTAAG includes the following:
- a CDS encoding DUF1819 family protein; amino-acid sequence: MRRFVWTDQPYTLSFLSERPLRREMDVVLALLTSGRTWSEVRGEVLEKDLFQVRRPDTAETRLKLVRRRLSWLDDDLRSRYLSGDAEDRTALLLCTFLAAYRLPREFVLEEVRYRWHTGQASLSREEITEFFQRKREQDPVMYGWDDGRLARARQVIIRQLCDYHLLERIGGRWNIRGVVPSDALREYLMQSGDGRAYLEFLLSD
- the coaE gene encoding dephospho-CoA kinase (Dephospho-CoA kinase (CoaE) performs the final step in coenzyme A biosynthesis.), whose product is MIVGLTGGIATGKSTVTQMLRDLGAYVVDADVWARRVVEPGTPGLQEIAAAFGPEVLNPDGTLNRARLGAIVFHDEAARLRLNAITHPRVRAGMKEETERYLAAHPDEPIVWDVPLLFEGETRFLVNVTVLVWCDEATQLRRLMARNGLDEAEAMARIRAQMPMEEKRRMADYVIDNGGTLEETRAQVVTLWERLCAQARRAGRA
- the polA gene encoding DNA polymerase I; the protein is MAGRRPKLILIDGNSIAYRAFFALPALSNAEGQFTNAVFGFTQMLLKLLQDESPTHIAVAFDAGKETFRHGLYEAYKGTREKTPGELSEQFPLLREVLQAFSIPALEVPNYEADDIIGTLSKRAEEAGVDTLIVSGDKDLLQLVSERVHAALTRKGITEMDRYDPQAVFERFGLTPAQIVDLKGLMGDASDNIPGVPGVGEKTAVKLLQAHGSVEEVLAHTGEVSGAKLRERLETYRDQALLSKQLATIHRDAPIDWGLEDLAYAGYNPSEVRRVFQRLGFRSLLDKIPREIDTPGQPSTASDGKRFQPQVQRIETLDAYRQLVRRLTSPIGILPVYDREDYQTARLLGVAVGCGDQGWLVSFESELGPTDVMDLWKSEYDKVVFDLKSLAVLLDGHGITLENDGTWFDVMLGSYLLNPSDGEVSLADIVEREAHRRVVPAKPGEPEHAEAQARLAACLPALRSHLFPALAAQEVDHLYGEIELPLEFVLARMEVLGFRVNQDKLRAFGAELERKLAELTKRIHERAGMEFNINSPKQLGEVLFEKLGLPALKKTKTGYSTSADVLEKLAPYNEIVQDILEYRMIGKLLSTYVEGLLKVIRPETGRVHTRFHQALTATGRLSSSEPNLQNIPIRMEEGRELRKAFEPTYEDWVILSADYSQIELRVLAHLSGDEALLDAFRSGADIHASTAATVFEVPIDQVTPAQRRQAKAVNFGIVYGISDYGLSQNLNIPRKQAAEFIEEYFRKFPGVARYMQEIVETARKQGYVTTLLNRRRYLPDIHSRNFNQRSFAERTAMNTPIQGSAADIIKLAMVRIDRALAESGLQARMLLQVHDELIFECPEAEADRLVELVQENMENALALNVPLKVDIHTGKTWYDAK
- a CDS encoding lytic transglycosylase domain-containing protein; its protein translation is MGAVVCAGSAGGARLMVVVLRKRALAALILLIGVVFLITSNTFWRWMYPIGYQTEIRQAASEAQIDPLLIASVIRVESQFHSEDVSHAGAIGLMQLMPETARWLAERMNGAAGPGAHAGAEGSAGSAGTAGGVARSGSNAAGSPVDTARLADPAVNIRLGTWYIRYLVDQFHGNQVAAIAAYNSGPKRVSGWLADGTWDGQLKTLNDIPVGETRHFVGRVFYNYDLYQRIYGSDPLWRTPMAGSGAVK
- the mutM gene encoding DNA-formamidopyrimidine glycosylase, encoding MPELPEVENVRRDLEALVVGRTVERVDVRLARIVRTPDDAAEFALRLAGCTVTGVRRRGKYLLFDVPPYCLVSHLRMEGRYGLAAADDPEAPHTHVVFHFTDGTQLRYRDVRQFGTMDLVPAEGPYPPGLAELGPEPFDPALDAKTFRARLHHRRAPIKAVLLDQTCVAGLGNIYVDESLFLAGIHPERPASGLTRAQCAALLDAIREILTRAIEAGGSSVRSYVNGYGRHGGFQMQLNVYARAGEPCHRCGTPIEKLRVAGRGTHVCPACQPAPRRRGSQRGSRASQAGSGGGSLDGGLGIRGGRKP